The following are from one region of the Ischnura elegans chromosome X, ioIscEleg1.1, whole genome shotgun sequence genome:
- the LOC124171658 gene encoding uncharacterized protein LOC124171658, producing MDVSVFRTLKEHWKKKVHEWRLSNLEAPVLKKKEFPKLLKEVIDNVLQVTILENGFRKCGLFPWNPEAITLPLNIEGDNQVTKAKERGQFLKEGLRFLNESIPESKLKIFCNRDTNKELEEKDISLFELWQKTKLELESNLLNASGATNEPDNLSIVDGDLSSATLTPSAIDESTYHTTDDYNMPSGTNNLTCIDKPARDSINHTDLCQAGTSKVSAEIPSPFKRHFFFQKDKNEPKQKRSMKEKMPAIVSGQLCQDYFRKKLAKKEELEKRKLERAAERQRKKDEKERAKQDKVRQHKKRTAKRVLHYKDSSNSGIEEVPSDSDFKDESDEENIHEKNNKKTSREESRGVCSFFL from the coding sequence ATGGATGTTTCGGTTTTCAGGACTCTTAAAGAGCACTGGAAGAAGAAAGTACATGAATGGAGGTTATCCAATTTGGAGGCTCCAGTCTTAAAGAAGAAagaatttccaaaacttttgaaagaagTTATAGACAATGTGCTACAAGTGACTATCCTGGAAAATGGTTTTAGAAAATGTGGATTGTTTCCATGGAACCCAGAAGCTATCACTCTCCCATTAAACATTGAAGGTGATAATCAAGTCACAAAAGCCAAAGAACGtggacaatttttaaaagaaggaCTTCGATTTCTCAATGAGAGTATTCCAGAAAGCaagctcaaaatattttgtaacaggGATACAAATAAAGAGTTggaggaaaaagatatttcactctttgaactgTGGCAGAAGACAAAATTAGAACTGGAAAGTAATTTGTTAAATGCATCTGGTGCTACTAATGAGCCAGACAACCTAAGCATTGTGGATGGGGACCTGTCATCTGCAACACTCACTCCTAGTGCTATCGATGAGTCCACTTATCATACCACTGATGATTACAATATGCCATCTGGAACGAACAACCTTACTTGTATCGATAAGCCTGCTAGAGATAGTATTAATCATACTGATCTTTGTCAAGCTGGAACTTCTAAAGTATCTGCAGAAATCCCCAGCCCATTCAAAAGacacttttttttccagaaagacaagaatgaaccaaaacaaaaacgatcAATGAAGGAGAAAATGCCTGCCATTGTCTCAGGACAGCTGTGTCAAGATTATTTTAGAAAGAAGTTggcaaaaaaggaagaattagaaaaaagaaaactggaaCGTGCTGCCGAGAGacaaaggaaaaaagatgaaaaagaaagagCGAAACAAGATAAAGTTCGGCAGCATAAGAAAAGGACTGCAAAGCGGGTGCTTCATTACAAAGACAGCTCTAACTCTGGCATAGAAGAGGTGCCATCAGACAGTGATTTTAAAGATGAGAGCGATGAGGAAAACATACatgagaaaaacaataaaaaaaccaGTAGAGAGGAAAGTAGGGGAGTATGTAGTTTTTTCTTATGA